In a single window of the Candidatus Dormiibacterota bacterium genome:
- a CDS encoding SRPBCC family protein, which translates to MEFDHGAPLLFFVASALVILPFLVVISGLFPRARIDLDRSVLVHAPSERVWEFVGSVPALLGSHGRFRDFGRVTGWSLRHGDGESAGSVWRALGTWGASPYWADIEILRIVPGREIALRLRHDSLGTQRGLRDHVGLLSLESIDPGATKITWRLEARLRGPRLRLACLLSSRRLRARLLDQGLRSLKVEIDSATK; encoded by the coding sequence GTGGAATTCGATCACGGAGCGCCACTCTTGTTCTTCGTCGCGTCCGCCCTCGTGATCCTTCCGTTCCTCGTCGTCATATCCGGACTCTTTCCCAGGGCGCGGATCGATCTGGACCGCTCGGTGCTCGTCCACGCGCCGAGCGAGCGCGTCTGGGAGTTCGTGGGCAGCGTGCCGGCCCTTCTCGGCAGCCACGGCAGGTTCAGGGACTTCGGCCGTGTGACCGGGTGGTCGCTGCGGCACGGTGACGGCGAGAGCGCGGGATCGGTCTGGCGCGCGCTCGGCACCTGGGGCGCCTCGCCCTACTGGGCCGATATCGAGATCCTTCGCATCGTCCCCGGCAGGGAGATCGCCCTGCGACTGCGTCATGACTCTCTCGGCACCCAGAGAGGACTGCGCGATCACGTGGGATTGCTGTCGCTGGAATCGATCGATCCCGGCGCGACCAAGATCACCTGGCGGCTCGAGGCGCGCCTGCGCGGTCCGCGGCTTCGTCTCGCGTGTCTTCTATCCTCGCGGCGCCTGCGCGCGCGCCTTCTGGATCAGGGGCTGCGCTCCTTGAAGGTCGAGATCGACAGCGCGACGAAAG